One genomic window of Methanocalculus alkaliphilus includes the following:
- the htpX gene encoding zinc metalloprotease HtpX produces the protein MEWKRDYGLTTRIMFTWFLLLLVYLVFLAALQAILGFSFHLLVAIAFVMAFGQYFFSARLVLMSTGARVVEEDEYPELHRMVERLCAIADLPKPRIAIMQSPVPNAFATGRNPKDGVVAVTDSIMRILTKEELEGVLAHELAHIKNRDMMSMTIASFLAMAAALIVQNALFASLFDRREGNPWMIAWIVAILVYVAATLLIRTLSRYREFTADRGAAYITNNPRALQSALMKISNRMDSVPAEKKHEVEGANAFFIIPALTGKSLMELFSTHPPLEKRIAELEKVQEEIRGY, from the coding sequence ATGGAATGGAAGCGCGACTATGGCCTCACCACGAGGATAATGTTTACGTGGTTTCTGCTCCTCCTCGTCTACCTCGTCTTCCTTGCCGCACTTCAGGCGATTTTGGGATTTTCGTTCCACCTTCTGGTCGCCATCGCCTTTGTGATGGCGTTTGGCCAGTACTTCTTCTCCGCCAGACTGGTGCTGATGAGTACCGGTGCCCGTGTGGTGGAAGAGGATGAGTACCCTGAGCTGCACCGGATGGTTGAACGGCTCTGTGCAATCGCAGACCTCCCCAAGCCGAGGATTGCGATTATGCAGTCCCCGGTTCCAAATGCCTTTGCAACCGGGAGGAATCCAAAGGATGGTGTCGTCGCGGTCACCGACTCGATCATGCGGATCCTGACGAAGGAAGAGCTGGAGGGAGTTCTTGCTCATGAACTGGCACATATCAAGAATCGGGATATGATGTCGATGACGATCGCAAGTTTCCTTGCGATGGCGGCAGCGTTGATTGTGCAGAACGCACTCTTTGCCTCCCTCTTTGACCGGCGGGAAGGCAATCCCTGGATGATCGCCTGGATCGTTGCGATCCTCGTCTATGTGGCGGCGACCCTCCTGATCCGGACACTTTCACGGTACCGTGAGTTCACAGCCGACCGGGGTGCAGCCTATATCACGAATAATCCACGGGCACTCCAGAGTGCGCTGATGAAGATCAGCAACCGGATGGATTCGGTGCCTGCGGAGAAGAAGCATGAGGTGGAGGGGGCAAACGCCTTCTTCATCATCCCTGCACTCACCGGCAAGTCACTGATGGAGCTCTTCTCGACCCATCCGCCCCTTGAGAAGCGGATCGCTGAGCTTGAGAAGGTCCAGGAAGAGATCCGGGGATACTAA
- a CDS encoding DNA-directed RNA polymerase, producing the protein MYYKLKLNDKVRVPAHRLGEDLRVVLLDVLQEQLEGSIDKDLGIFIAVTAIDQIGEGEIIPGDGSVYFDTTFEAIALRIALQEILEGLVVETTGFGAFVSLGPIDAMLHVSQISDDYISHDEKNSRLVCQQTNRTIGVGDTVRARIVALSLNEREPRESKIGLTMRQAGLGSAQWLEDEHQKELSEKTDHGRT; encoded by the coding sequence ATGTATTACAAACTGAAACTGAACGATAAGGTTCGTGTTCCTGCCCACCGCCTGGGAGAGGATCTCAGGGTCGTCCTCCTTGATGTCCTTCAGGAGCAGCTCGAAGGGAGTATCGACAAGGATCTTGGGATCTTCATCGCCGTCACCGCAATCGACCAGATCGGTGAGGGGGAGATCATCCCGGGTGACGGGTCCGTCTACTTTGATACAACCTTCGAGGCGATTGCGCTGCGGATCGCCCTCCAGGAGATCCTTGAGGGGCTCGTCGTCGAGACGACCGGGTTTGGCGCTTTTGTGAGCCTCGGCCCCATCGATGCGATGCTCCACGTCAGCCAGATCTCAGATGACTATATCAGCCATGATGAGAAGAACTCCCGCCTCGTCTGCCAGCAGACGAACCGGACGATCGGTGTCGGCGACACCGTCAGGGCACGGATCGTCGCATTATCCCTCAACGAGCGGGAGCCGCGTGAAAGTAAGATCGGCCTGACGATGCGGCAGGCAGGCCTTGGATCCGCGCAATGGCTTGAGGACGAACACCAGAAAGAGCTTTCGGAGAAGACAGACCATGGCCGCACGTAA
- a CDS encoding 50S ribosomal protein L40e: MARFPEAEARLLNVKVCMKCSSRNAIRATTCRKCGSNQLRTKNKERKA, encoded by the coding sequence ATGGCACGGTTTCCAGAAGCTGAAGCACGATTACTCAATGTCAAGGTCTGCATGAAATGCAGCTCACGGAACGCTATCCGGGCAACAACCTGCAGGAAATGCGGTTCCAACCAGCTTAGAACGAAGAACAAGGAACGGAAGGCATAA
- a CDS encoding sulfide-dependent adenosine diphosphate thiazole synthase — protein MKLDEVTISRAILQTHAAIFSDYLDLDIAIVGGGPSGLVCAALAAGEGKKVAVIEKKLSVGGGMWGGGMTFPRIVVQEEGKRLLDHFGIRSTLFEPGYYVASSVESVAKLTAAACDAGAEFFNLTSVEDVVIKGDGRVSGLVITSTPVEMTGLHVDPLTLSAKVTIDATGHDAVVAHCIKKKKGEITIHGESFMWAERAETNILDHTREIFPGVIACGMAANAVAGEARMGAVFGGMLLSGEKAAQIAQDQLNTI, from the coding sequence ATGAAACTTGACGAAGTGACCATCAGCAGGGCGATCCTGCAGACCCATGCAGCGATCTTCTCCGACTACCTGGATCTCGATATCGCCATCGTCGGGGGAGGTCCCTCCGGCCTGGTCTGTGCCGCCCTGGCAGCAGGAGAAGGAAAGAAGGTCGCCGTCATCGAGAAGAAGCTCTCCGTCGGCGGCGGGATGTGGGGCGGCGGCATGACCTTCCCCCGGATCGTCGTCCAGGAGGAGGGCAAACGGCTCCTCGATCACTTCGGGATCCGATCGACTCTTTTTGAGCCCGGCTATTATGTCGCATCATCCGTTGAGTCCGTTGCAAAACTGACAGCAGCAGCCTGTGATGCCGGGGCAGAGTTCTTCAATCTCACCTCGGTTGAGGATGTCGTCATCAAGGGGGACGGCAGGGTCTCGGGCCTCGTCATCACCTCCACCCCGGTCGAGATGACCGGCCTCCATGTCGATCCCCTTACCCTCTCGGCGAAGGTGACCATCGACGCAACCGGCCATGACGCCGTCGTCGCCCACTGCATCAAGAAGAAGAAAGGGGAGATCACCATCCATGGCGAGAGCTTCATGTGGGCTGAGCGGGCGGAGACGAACATCCTCGACCACACCCGTGAGATCTTCCCCGGCGTCATCGCCTGTGGTATGGCCGCAAACGCCGTCGCAGGTGAAGCACGGATGGGGGCGGTCTTTGGCGGGATGCTCCTCTCGGGTGAGAAGGCGGCACAGATCGCACAGGATCAGCTCAACACGATCTAA
- the rdgB gene encoding RdgB/HAM1 family non-canonical purine NTP pyrophosphatase, translated as MKITVVTGNRHKVDEVASFFSGIAEIEHLDRELPEIRDEDVGTVARQKAEAAWDLIGRPLIVDDTGFFIAALNGFPGATAAYVMKTIGNPGILKLMEDQVDRSAYFETAIAYASEEGVRVFTGRIDGTVLGTPRGEGGFGYDPIFSYDGRALAEMPMAEKSLVSHRGRALAAFRDWFVSGI; from the coding sequence CTGAAGATCACCGTCGTGACCGGCAACCGGCATAAGGTCGATGAGGTCGCCTCCTTCTTCTCCGGTATCGCTGAGATCGAACATCTCGATCGCGAACTCCCCGAGATCCGGGATGAGGATGTCGGAACGGTCGCCCGGCAGAAGGCAGAGGCAGCCTGGGATCTGATCGGCCGGCCCCTCATCGTTGATGATACCGGGTTCTTCATCGCCGCCCTCAACGGGTTCCCCGGGGCGACGGCGGCGTATGTGATGAAGACGATCGGCAATCCCGGTATCCTGAAGCTGATGGAGGATCAGGTGGACCGATCCGCATATTTTGAGACGGCCATCGCCTATGCATCAGAGGAGGGGGTCCGGGTCTTCACCGGGAGGATCGATGGAACGGTCCTCGGGACACCCCGTGGAGAAGGCGGGTTTGGGTATGATCCCATCTTCTCCTATGATGGCCGGGCACTTGCCGAGATGCCGATGGCGGAGAAGAGCCTCGTCTCCCATCGCGGCCGGGCACTTGCGGCATTTCGGGACTGGTTTGTATCAGGAATATAA
- a CDS encoding 30S ribosomal protein S24e, translating into MEITITNDTRNELLYRKEVEFTMTYEGATPSRKQIIGKIAALLNAKEETMVLDPVRTRFGSGDAAGNARIYDTVEARDRTERSYLINRGQPKAEAEE; encoded by the coding sequence ATGGAGATCACTATCACAAACGATACAAGGAACGAGCTCCTCTACCGCAAAGAAGTGGAGTTCACCATGACCTATGAGGGCGCAACCCCTTCAAGGAAACAGATCATCGGGAAGATTGCCGCACTTCTCAATGCAAAGGAAGAGACGATGGTCCTTGACCCCGTCAGAACACGGTTTGGATCCGGTGATGCAGCCGGGAATGCACGTATCTATGATACCGTCGAGGCACGTGACCGGACCGAGCGTTCATATCTGATCAACCGTGGCCAGCCGAAGGCAGAAGCGGAGGAGTAA
- a CDS encoding bifunctional N(6)-L-threonylcarbamoyladenine synthase/serine/threonine protein kinase — protein MPRIGQVLGIEGTAWNLSAAVFDDDLISLRSSPYIPPHGGIHPREAAQHHASVMKEVIADALADAGEITGVAFSQGPGLGPCLRTVATAARSLALSLDVPLIGVNHCVAHIEIGRFATGYTDPIVLYASGANTQVLGYLNGRYRIFGETLDIGIGNGLDKFARYHDLPHPGGPAIEEFAKEGSYIPLPYTVKGMDLAFSGLISAAKEADAPLPDVCYSLQETSFAMCVEVTERALAHTGKDEVILVGGVGVNARMQEMLAAMCEERGAAFAVPERKYMGDNGAMIAYTGRVMLASGQTIPISESRVNPGFRSDQVEVGWRSDTGSIFAGARDGDTVRGAEAEVDLSGDDVVKRRLKKGYRHPRLDAMLIRERTRAEARILSAARRAGVATPVIRDLTADSITMEKVIGSELKYVLDQATAEKAGTAVGKLHTAGIVHGDLTTSNMILRDGEIVLIDFGLGQITGEIEARGVDLHVFFQTLESTMPDAEDLKAAFLSGYRETFPHADDVVEREHEIELRGRYL, from the coding sequence ATGCCTCGCATCGGGCAGGTACTGGGGATTGAAGGGACAGCATGGAACCTCAGTGCCGCTGTTTTTGATGATGATCTTATCTCACTGAGATCATCTCCATATATTCCACCTCATGGCGGTATTCACCCCCGTGAGGCCGCGCAGCATCATGCATCGGTTATGAAGGAGGTCATCGCGGATGCCCTTGCCGATGCTGGTGAGATCACCGGGGTCGCCTTCTCACAGGGACCGGGGCTTGGCCCCTGTCTCAGGACGGTTGCGACCGCCGCCCGATCGCTCGCCCTCTCTCTGGATGTTCCGCTGATCGGCGTCAACCACTGTGTCGCGCATATCGAGATCGGGAGGTTTGCAACCGGCTATACCGATCCGATCGTCCTCTATGCAAGCGGCGCCAATACCCAGGTCCTCGGCTATCTCAACGGGAGGTACCGGATCTTTGGGGAGACGCTGGATATCGGGATCGGGAATGGCCTGGATAAGTTCGCACGGTATCACGACCTCCCCCACCCGGGAGGGCCGGCCATCGAGGAGTTTGCGAAGGAGGGGTCGTATATCCCCCTCCCCTATACCGTCAAAGGGATGGATCTGGCGTTTTCCGGTCTCATCTCTGCTGCAAAGGAGGCGGATGCCCCCCTCCCCGATGTCTGCTACAGCCTCCAGGAGACCTCGTTTGCGATGTGCGTCGAGGTGACGGAGCGTGCCCTTGCCCATACCGGCAAGGACGAGGTGATCCTCGTCGGCGGGGTCGGGGTCAATGCCAGGATGCAGGAGATGCTCGCCGCGATGTGCGAGGAGCGTGGAGCGGCCTTCGCCGTCCCCGAGCGGAAGTACATGGGCGACAACGGCGCGATGATCGCCTACACCGGGAGGGTGATGCTGGCAAGCGGCCAGACGATCCCGATCAGCGAGTCGCGGGTGAATCCCGGATTCCGGTCCGATCAGGTGGAAGTCGGGTGGCGCAGCGATACCGGATCGATCTTTGCCGGTGCACGGGACGGCGATACCGTCCGTGGAGCCGAGGCAGAGGTTGATCTCTCCGGGGACGATGTGGTGAAGCGGCGCCTGAAGAAGGGATACCGCCACCCCCGTCTTGACGCGATGCTGATCCGGGAGCGTACCCGTGCCGAGGCGAGGATCCTCTCTGCTGCACGGCGTGCCGGGGTTGCGACCCCGGTGATCCGTGATCTGACGGCAGATTCGATCACCATGGAGAAGGTGATCGGATCAGAGCTGAAGTACGTCCTTGACCAGGCCACTGCAGAGAAGGCTGGAACGGCGGTCGGGAAGCTGCATACGGCAGGGATCGTCCACGGCGACCTGACGACGAGCAATATGATCCTCCGCGATGGGGAGATTGTGCTGATCGACTTTGGCCTTGGCCAGATCACCGGCGAGATCGAGGCACGCGGCGTTGATCTCCATGTCTTCTTCCAGACGCTTGAGAGCACGATGCCGGATGCCGAGGATCTGAAGGCAGCGTTCCTCAGTGGATACCGGGAGACATTCCCCCATGCCGATGATGTGGTGGAACGGGAGCATGAGATCGAGCTCCGGGGGCGGTACCTCTGA
- the spt4 gene encoding transcription elongation factor subunit Spt4: MAARKKVDHVCRKCHRVLDADKEACIICGDSSLSTDWQGYLIIIDPKRSAIAERMNIDLPGRYALKVR, from the coding sequence ATGGCCGCACGTAAGAAGGTCGATCATGTCTGCCGGAAGTGCCACCGGGTTCTTGACGCAGATAAGGAGGCATGCATCATCTGTGGTGACAGCAGCCTCTCCACAGACTGGCAGGGATACCTGATCATCATCGACCCGAAGCGATCCGCGATCGCAGAGAGGATGAATATCGACCTTCCAGGAAGGTATGCATTGAAGGTTCGTTGA
- a CDS encoding GTP-dependent dephospho-CoA kinase family protein, whose amino-acid sequence MLRLPDEFRDLFKRPFGILFATIDEVIPHLSGRTVCTVGDVVTDSLLSRGIYPDIAIIDGYTMRSPFLKTPLYAGARTINVANPAGMITDELISGLQDAVSDTPALVFVDGEEDLAVIPLVLAASDGTVILYGQPNEGVVMRVVDEEARMEARKLLTFFVEVNATFK is encoded by the coding sequence ATGCTCAGGCTTCCCGATGAGTTCCGCGACCTCTTCAAGAGGCCTTTTGGAATACTTTTTGCAACCATCGACGAGGTGATCCCCCACCTCTCCGGGCGAACAGTCTGCACCGTCGGGGATGTCGTCACCGACTCGCTCCTCTCGCGCGGCATCTACCCCGATATTGCGATCATCGACGGGTACACGATGCGGTCACCGTTTCTGAAGACGCCGCTGTATGCAGGGGCGCGGACGATCAACGTCGCCAATCCTGCAGGAATGATCACAGACGAGCTCATCTCCGGGCTTCAGGATGCCGTCTCTGATACACCGGCTCTCGTCTTCGTCGATGGTGAGGAGGATCTCGCCGTGATCCCCCTCGTCCTGGCTGCCTCCGATGGGACGGTCATCCTCTACGGCCAGCCGAATGAAGGGGTCGTCATGCGGGTCGTCGATGAAGAGGCCCGGATGGAGGCGAGGAAGCTCCTCACCTTCTTCGTCGAGGTTAACGCCACTTTTAAATAA
- the nikR gene encoding nickel-responsive transcriptional regulator NikR, which yields MTGDSELSRIGISLPKNLLDRFDDIIGVRGYSSRSEGIRDAIRSYITYYQWMSDVKGERQGVITIVYEHEHRGLIQTLTEIQHDYMSLIQASLHSHVTHDRCLEVILVRGDAGEIKAVAERLMSQKGVESVKLTTIPINR from the coding sequence ATGACTGGAGATTCAGAATTATCACGTATTGGAATATCACTTCCAAAGAACCTCCTTGACAGGTTCGATGACATCATCGGTGTACGCGGGTACTCATCACGGTCCGAGGGGATCAGGGATGCCATCAGGAGCTACATCACCTACTACCAGTGGATGAGTGACGTCAAGGGTGAACGGCAGGGTGTCATCACCATCGTCTATGAACACGAACACCGTGGCCTCATCCAGACACTCACCGAGATCCAGCACGACTATATGAGCCTCATCCAGGCATCGCTCCATTCCCATGTCACCCATGACCGCTGCCTTGAGGTGATCCTGGTCAGGGGGGATGCAGGAGAGATCAAAGCCGTTGCAGAACGCCTGATGTCACAGAAAGGGGTTGAGTCGGTGAAACTGACGACGATCCCGATAAACAGGTAA
- a CDS encoding DUF2098 domain-containing protein, whose translation MADAIMPGQAVRYGPTGTVGTIIRIEEIGGRKFGLIDTTDLLYRLDLLVPVIIRDGKAKKAPTDAREAITEERIREKVAAESAWLNVDGSCEGGG comes from the coding sequence ATGGCAGATGCTATCATGCCCGGCCAGGCGGTCCGGTACGGCCCGACCGGGACAGTCGGGACGATCATCAGGATCGAAGAGATTGGTGGCCGGAAATTTGGCCTCATCGATACGACAGATCTCCTCTATCGTCTCGATCTCCTTGTCCCGGTCATAATAAGGGATGGAAAAGCGAAGAAAGCCCCCACCGACGCGCGAGAGGCGATCACTGAAGAGAGGATCCGCGAGAAGGTTGCCGCGGAGAGCGCCTGGCTCAATGTCGATGGGAGCTGTGAGGGAGGGGGATAA
- a CDS encoding translation initiation factor IF-2 subunit gamma, translating into MHDPTIPTINIGVVGHVDHGKTTLVSGVTGTWTDRHSEELKRGISIRLGYADATFYKCENCEGPEIYSADGTCRSCGGKAEPFRSISFVDAPGHETLMATMLSGSAIMDGAMLVIAANEPCPQPQTKEHLMALELTGITRIIIVQNKIDVVTQQAALENYKQIKKFVKGTVAENAPIVPVSAQKGINFSALIGALDETIPEMDRDPDASPLLLLARSFDINKPGVGWKDIRGGVIGGSLIRGILRDGDDIEIRPGRQHTIENRTIWEPIRTRITSMHMGVKKISVATPGGLTGIATKLDPAITKSDTLVGQVAGHPDALPPVWEKMKFKVTLMERVVGASSEQVIEPLKHKEPLMLSVGTAVTVGIVTGAKKDIVDVILKRPVCAELGSRIAISRQVGGRWRLIGMGILTE; encoded by the coding sequence TTGCATGATCCAACAATACCAACGATAAATATAGGCGTCGTCGGCCACGTCGACCACGGAAAAACGACGCTCGTCTCCGGGGTGACCGGCACATGGACCGATCGCCACAGTGAAGAGTTAAAACGGGGGATCTCGATCCGTCTCGGGTACGCCGATGCGACGTTTTATAAATGCGAGAACTGTGAAGGGCCGGAGATCTATTCGGCAGATGGCACCTGCCGCTCCTGCGGAGGAAAGGCAGAGCCGTTCCGGTCGATCTCGTTTGTGGATGCTCCGGGCCACGAGACCCTGATGGCAACGATGCTCTCGGGTTCTGCGATCATGGATGGTGCGATGCTCGTCATCGCGGCGAACGAGCCATGCCCGCAGCCCCAGACGAAAGAGCACCTGATGGCCCTTGAACTGACCGGGATCACCAGGATCATCATCGTCCAGAACAAGATCGATGTCGTCACCCAGCAGGCGGCACTTGAGAACTATAAGCAGATCAAGAAGTTCGTCAAGGGAACCGTTGCAGAGAATGCACCGATTGTTCCGGTCTCCGCCCAGAAGGGGATCAACTTCTCAGCCCTCATCGGTGCCCTCGATGAGACGATCCCGGAGATGGATCGTGACCCCGATGCATCGCCGCTTCTTCTCCTCGCGCGCTCGTTTGATATCAACAAGCCGGGTGTCGGGTGGAAGGATATCCGGGGCGGTGTCATCGGCGGGTCGCTCATCAGAGGTATCCTCCGCGATGGCGATGATATCGAGATCCGGCCCGGGCGACAGCATACCATCGAGAACAGGACCATCTGGGAGCCGATCCGCACCAGGATCACCTCGATGCATATGGGTGTGAAGAAGATCAGCGTCGCAACACCAGGCGGCCTGACCGGGATTGCAACCAAGCTCGATCCGGCGATCACAAAGAGCGATACCCTCGTCGGCCAGGTGGCAGGCCATCCGGATGCACTCCCCCCTGTCTGGGAGAAGATGAAGTTTAAGGTCACCCTGATGGAGCGGGTCGTCGGTGCCAGCTCCGAGCAGGTGATCGAGCCGCTGAAGCATAAGGAGCCGCTGATGCTCTCCGTCGGGACGGCGGTGACGGTCGGTATCGTCACCGGGGCGAAGAAGGATATCGTCGATGTCATCCTGAAGCGTCCCGTCTGTGCCGAGCTTGGATCCCGTATCGCCATCTCGCGGCAGGTGGGTGGACGATGGCGACTGATCGGGATGGGAATCCTCACCGAGTAG
- a CDS encoding putative phosphothreonine lyase domain-containing protein, whose protein sequence is MEETESLAGIAFGIFTIFFGKRLEAKNTPLFDLIHRPDDLRTACEEALASFEGEYPPLAEAIRSDPGDADAIAALYREGEGILPSRTVRMHWIIQDAPGSHPEAVNAEAAGKWLIFLEKDQADPIWEQIRDATWVGDLGISAKVSTAKPNPQSRDDRLVIYVYTSNWEDTDEVMRVREKVRDFGITDRIGYKRNIETFAGEYSSVGKRVTYYNA, encoded by the coding sequence ATGGAGGAGACCGAATCACTCGCCGGGATCGCCTTTGGCATCTTCACCATCTTTTTTGGCAAGAGGCTGGAGGCGAAGAATACTCCCCTCTTTGATCTCATCCACCGCCCCGATGATCTCAGAACCGCCTGCGAAGAAGCACTCGCCTCATTCGAGGGGGAATACCCGCCGCTTGCAGAGGCGATCAGGAGCGACCCCGGGGATGCAGACGCCATCGCCGCCCTCTACCGTGAAGGCGAAGGAATCCTCCCGTCACGTACGGTCAGGATGCACTGGATCATCCAGGATGCGCCCGGCAGCCATCCCGAGGCGGTCAATGCCGAAGCTGCCGGGAAATGGCTCATCTTCCTTGAAAAAGATCAGGCCGATCCCATCTGGGAGCAGATCCGGGATGCGACATGGGTCGGGGATCTCGGTATCTCCGCCAAGGTCAGCACCGCAAAGCCAAATCCCCAGTCCCGCGATGACCGTCTCGTCATCTATGTCTATACCAGTAACTGGGAAGATACCGACGAGGTGATGCGGGTGCGGGAGAAGGTCCGTGACTTTGGGATCACCGATCGGATCGGGTATAAACGGAACATCGAGACCTTCGCCGGAGAGTACAGCTCGGTCGGGAAGAGGGTCACGTATTATAACGCGTAA
- a CDS encoding type II toxin-antitoxin system VapC family toxin: MATDRDGNPHRVVILLDTNALLIPSRSGVDIFSGLLEIVGAFEPVVPAEVVSELHGLAQGRGKSAAAARFGLTLASRCRILPKRDEEVPADAIISLHAGELSCPVLTNDRELKERLFEEGVPVIVLRNQKRLELIRK, from the coding sequence ATGGCGACTGATCGGGATGGGAATCCTCACCGAGTAGTGATTCTGCTGGATACAAATGCACTCCTCATCCCGTCGCGATCCGGTGTTGATATCTTCTCCGGCCTCCTTGAGATCGTCGGGGCATTTGAGCCGGTCGTTCCGGCCGAGGTGGTGAGTGAGCTGCACGGGCTTGCACAGGGAAGGGGGAAGTCGGCAGCGGCGGCACGTTTCGGCCTCACGCTCGCCTCCCGGTGCAGAATCCTCCCGAAACGGGATGAAGAGGTGCCGGCCGATGCGATCATCTCCCTCCATGCAGGAGAGCTCTCCTGCCCGGTACTGACAAACGACCGAGAGTTAAAGGAACGCCTCTTTGAAGAGGGGGTTCCTGTTATAGTATTACGAAACCAGAAACGATTGGAACTCATCAGAAAGTAG
- a CDS encoding 30S ribosomal protein S27ae, producing MVARYKLYSIEGEKAVAGKRHCPRCGPGVFLAEHADRQACGKCGFTEFKK from the coding sequence ATGGTAGCACGTTACAAGCTCTACTCCATCGAAGGTGAGAAGGCAGTCGCAGGAAAGCGCCACTGCCCACGCTGCGGACCCGGCGTCTTCCTTGCCGAGCATGCCGACCGTCAGGCATGTGGAAAATGCGGTTTTACCGAATTTAAGAAGTAA
- a CDS encoding histone deacetylase family protein, translating to MSGVCAIMGDIFSLHHIEKHPEAAPRLSRTGGGIPPGVAVCQPVAASEEELRLIHTPEHVRMIRQFSEFGGVRFIDPDTYVTSRSFEVASYAAGSSINAAERALDGERPFALVRPPGHHAEPDRAMGFCLFNNAAIAAASILTTMDRVAILDWDVHHGNGTQKAFYRSDRALFLSIHQSNSFPRTGWIDEIGEGPGRGYTLNAPIHPGGTITDFRHIISEIFIPAIQRFRPDALIISAGQDALDDDPLAEMHLVPEDYGVLTRLVTDALDIPTALILEGGYGPSMGRSLDAIFSALKGDPVRIPDIGEVRSSTRRIGELLKRVQM from the coding sequence CCGGGGGGGGAATCCCGCCGGGGGTTGCCGTCTGCCAGCCGGTTGCTGCATCCGAAGAGGAGCTCCGGCTGATCCATACGCCCGAGCATGTCCGGATGATCCGGCAGTTCTCGGAGTTTGGGGGTGTTAGGTTCATCGATCCCGATACCTATGTCACCTCACGCTCGTTTGAAGTCGCCTCATATGCCGCCGGATCATCAATCAATGCGGCAGAACGCGCCCTTGATGGGGAGCGGCCGTTTGCGCTCGTCCGGCCTCCGGGCCACCATGCCGAACCGGACAGGGCGATGGGGTTCTGCCTCTTCAATAATGCCGCGATAGCCGCCGCCTCCATCCTGACGACGATGGACCGGGTCGCGATCCTCGACTGGGATGTCCATCATGGCAACGGCACCCAGAAGGCCTTCTACCGGAGTGACCGTGCCCTCTTCCTCTCGATCCACCAGAGTAACAGCTTCCCCCGGACCGGGTGGATCGATGAGATCGGGGAGGGGCCGGGGCGGGGGTACACCCTCAATGCACCGATTCATCCGGGGGGGACGATCACCGATTTCCGTCACATCATCTCGGAGATCTTCATCCCTGCGATTCAGCGGTTCCGGCCTGATGCCCTGATCATCTCGGCAGGCCAGGATGCACTTGACGATGATCCCCTCGCTGAGATGCATCTCGTTCCTGAGGATTACGGGGTGCTGACCCGTCTTGTGACCGATGCCCTCGACATCCCGACTGCCCTCATCCTCGAAGGGGGGTACGGGCCTTCGATGGGGAGATCCCTCGATGCCATCTTCTCTGCGCTGAAGGGGGATCCCGTCAGGATTCCTGATATCGGAGAGGTGCGATCAAGTACCAGGCGGATAGGAGAACTTCTCAAACGGGTGCAGATGTAG